A genomic segment from Lutzomyia longipalpis isolate SR_M1_2022 chromosome 3, ASM2433408v1 encodes:
- the LOC129794002 gene encoding tryptophan 5-hydroxylase 1, with protein MSGSGKGLLGLWLYRSGEQEWAVKEGSPLHRRKEFSRKETIGNSASPGDRTSIIFTLKNQVGGLARALQVFQEMGINVLHIELQNKDAAKEQADVLVDVECDSKNLDQLLRMLKREVQSVNQVNQASEEFPPPTPLSACASFDFGEMHWFPRKISDLDKAQNVLMYGSDLDADHPGFKDPVYRKRREQFAAIAQAYKHGNPIPKIQYTEEEIRTWGTVFRELHRLYVLHAVPEYMENWPALVKYCGYREDNLPQLQDVSSFLKRKTGFQLRPVAGYLSPRDFLSGLAFRVFHCTQYIRHSSDPFYTPEPDCCHELLGHMPLLACSSFAQFSQEIGLASLGASDDDIDKLATLYFFTVEFGLCRQPDNNYKVFGAGLLSSVAELQHAITTPEKIKRFDPEVTCREECIITSYQNAYYYTDSFEEAKEKMRAFAETIQRPFGVRYNPYTQSVDVLSNAQKITALISELRGDISIVSSALRKISAQDANLDVQSIAEMLHTNINVSEKSPMISPDRSSDSSQEEKMSKNGGKQGQQDNNEEVADK; from the exons aTGAGTGGTTCAGGGAAGGGGCTTCTGGGCCTCTGGCTCTATCGCAGTGGTGAACAGGAGTGGGCAGTGAAGGAGGGAAGTCCTCTGCATCGTCGCAAGGAATTTTCTCGCAAGGAAACCATTGGAAACTCCGCATCCCCCGGAGATAGGACATCCATTATATTTACGCTCAAAAATCAAGTTGGAGGCCTCGCGAGGGCTCTTCAGGTTTTCCAGGAAATGGGAATCAATGTGCTGCACATTGAGCTACAGAATAAGGATGCTGCAAAGGAGCAAGCTGATGTTCTTGTGGATGTTGAGTGTGATTCCAAGAATCTCGATCAACTCCTCAGGATGCTCAAGAGGGAAGTTCAATCCGTTAATCAGGTCAATCAGGCCTCCGAGGAATTTCCACCACCAACACCTCTTTCAGCCTGCGCCAGTTTtg ATTTCGGCGAGATGCATTGGTTTCCGAGAAAGATATCGGATTTGGATAAGGCACAAAATGTTTTGATGTATGGCTCTGATTTGGATGCAGACCATCCTGGATTCAAAGATCCTGTTTATAGGAAAAGACGCGAACAATTTGCAGCCATTGCCCAAGCTTATAAGCA tGGAAATCCAATTCCAAAAATTCAGTACACCGAAGAGGAGATCAGAACATGGGGAACGGTTTTTCGAGAACTACATAGGCTCTATGTTCTACATGCTGTTCCTGAATACATGGAGAACTGGCCAGCTCTTGTCAAGTACTGCGGCTATCGCGAAGACAACCTACCGCAGTTGCAGGACGTTAGCAGTTTTCTCAAGCGTAAAACTGGATTTCAGCTTCGTCCTGTAGCAGGCTACCTTAGTCCGCGTGACTTTCTGTCTGGTCTGGCTTTTCGCGTCTTTCACTGCACCCAATACATTCGTCATTCTTCAGATCCCTTCTACACACCAGAACCCGATTGCTGCCATGAACTTCTAGGGCACATGCCGTTGTTAGCCTGCTCTAGCTTTGCTCAGTTCTCACAGGAAATCGGCCTGGCTTCCTTGGGAGCTTCTGACGATGACATCGATAAATTGGCAACGCTGTATTTCTTTACCGTTGAGTTCGGACTCTGTCGTCAACCTGACAATAACTACAAGGTTTTCGGAG ctgGTTTGCTATCATCTGTCGCAGAACTACAGCATGCTATAACAACACCGGAGAAGATAAAGCGCTTTGATCCCGAAGTAACGTGTCGCGAGGAGTGCATAATAACATCCTATCAGAACGCCTACTACTACACGGACTCCTTTGAGGAAGCAAAAGAGAAGATGCGGGCATTTGCTGAAACAATTCAGCGTCCATTTGGGGTTCGCTACAACCCGTATACCCAGAGTGTGGATGTTTTGTCAAATGCTCAAAAGATAACAGCCCTAATAAGTGAACTACGGGGAGACATTAGCATCGTTTCTTCGGCTCTTCGAAAGATTTCTGCCCAAGACGCCAATCTTGATGTTCAATCTATAGCTGAGATGCTTCATACAAACATCAAT GTATCAGAGAAAAGTCCGATGATAAGTCCAGATCGAAGCTCTGACAGTTCACAGGAGGAAAAGATGAGCAAGAATGGAGGCAAGCAAGGGCAGCAGGACAATAATGAGGAAGTTGCGGACAAATAA
- the LOC129794006 gene encoding JNK-interacting protein 1, whose protein sequence is MADTEFEEFRQIFEHFPQHLKTPAQFYSLVPDLDDAEASPSPKSESSASDCEEVAADLAEVTQHKTSGSGGGFTLSSSSAEDDEIGDGLRMGQTACAQPAVLARTNSLPFMSGTTERRRRKLPEIPKNKKSSIVVMCSQTSLAEELGVKASVGQRSVLALKCGYLLDEDSSPDSDRLHSLGDVDSGHSTAHSPTDFKSMSPPPATGGILFSRLELLEATHRALHKFLPRHHDEIELEIGDAVYVEKEAEDLWCEGVNLRTGRQGIFPSAYAVDLEYNDFDPGAQQVKRERYLLGYLGSVETLAHKGTGVVCQAVRKILARSGESPQAQPCILEVSDQGLRMVERARPPDRKGPHMDFFYSLKNVSFISFDPRDNRYIGFITKHPTVQRFACHVFRGHESTRPVAEAVGRAFQRFYQKFIETAYPIEDIYIE, encoded by the exons atggCAGACACGGAATTTGAGGAGTTTCGCCAGATTTTTGAACATTTCCCCCAACATCTCAAAACTCCAGCTCAATTCTATTC GCTCGTTCCTGACCTAGATGATGCTGAGGCATCTCCCTCGCCCAAAAGTGAATCAAGTGCATCAGATTGCGAAGAAGTTGCAGCTGATTTGGCGGAAGTGACACAACATAAGACTTCAGGTAGTGGTGGTGGCTTCACATTGAGCAGCAGCAGTGCTGAAGATGATGAAATTGGTGATGGCCTTAGGATGGGTCAGACTGCATGTGCCCAGCCAGCTGTACTGGCCAGGACCAATTCTCTTCCCTTTATGTCGGGCACAACCGAGCGTCGACGTCGAAAGCTTCCGGAGATACccaaaaataagaaat CTTCCATTGTGGTAATGTGCAGCCAAACATCCTTGGCCGAGGAGCTGGGGGTGAAGGCAAGCGTGGGGCAACGTTCAGTGCTGGCCCTGAAGTGTGGCTACCTCCTGGATGAGGATTCAAGCCCCGACAGCGATAGACTACACAGCCTTGGGGACGTGGACAGTGGGCACTCCACGGCGCATTCTCCGACGGATTTCAAGAGTATGTCACCCCCACCAGCCACCGGAGGTATCCTCTTCTCGCGCCTGGAACTCCTCGAAGCCACCCACAGGGCTCTGCATAAGTTCCTCCCGCGTCATcatgatgaaattgaattggaaATCGGCGACGCTGTGTACGTGGAGAAGGAAGCTGAGGATTTGTGGTGCGAAGGTGTAAATCTCCGCACAGGACGTCAAGGGATTTTCCCATCAGCCTATGCTGTGGATTTGGAATACAATGACTTCGATCCGGGTGCGCAGCAGGTTAAGCGCGAGCGCTACCTCCTCGGCTATTTGGGTTCCGTGGAGACGCTGGCACACAAAGGCACCGGTGTCGTGTGTCAGGCTGTAAGGAAGATCTTGGCGCGTTCGGGGGAATCACCGCAAGCACAGCCCTGCATCCTAGAGGTGAGCGATCAGGGGCTACGCATGGTGGAAAGGGCTCGTCCACCAGATCGCAAGGGACCCCATATGGACTTTTTCTACTCGCTCAAGAATGTCTCCTTCATCTCCTTCGATCCCAG AGACAACCGCTACATTGGCTTCATCACTAAACACCCCACAGTGCAGAGATTCGCATGTCACGTCTTCAGGGGTCACGAATCAACGCGCCCCGTTGCCGAAGCTGTTGg GCGGGCTTTTCAGCGTTTCTATCAGAAATTCATTGAGACAGCATACCCCATTGAGGACATATACATTGAGTAA